atatagacatctgacctatataggtccgacgtctatatagacgtcggacctaaAGGGTCGGACgtctcattaacgtcacccgtatagacatCAGACAGAGATCagatgttaaaagcccaaaataaaaGACGTGTAAAGTCCTTTCTACACTTGTGATAATTTTGATCCATTAATGGGGAACAATCGTAAAAGaccaaaataaaagagaaatggaataaaaaatttaaaataacttatttttactcAAGGTATTATACCtcttattatgtttatttagtGTGTAAATGACAATAAGATGAAGTCTAAATGACTATGATATAATGAGTAAATGACttcttatgtttttttcatGAACTCTAATAGCTTTAATGAAATGAAGAGGTTAatctgcattttttttatattttggattgagGGTGGTGAGGACGAAATCAGTGTATTGGAATGCAAAACATTAATGTTTTTGGAATACATTCTCGATTTTAGTGtctgaaatgtattttaaaatcaaatatatgttgaattgtgaaatttaaaatttgttccaGATTGTAAGATTTAAAATGTATTTGGttctcaaatatattttgaccCATACACTCTTAAATgcattgattttaaaatatattatagatgGTGCAATTCAAAAtacagttttaaataaaaaatttaaaatgtatttcagAACCAAATACATTCAGGAACTGAAATGTATTTCATATTGTGAAATCCGAAATGTATTCTAGAttcaaaactatattttaaagtGTGCAGTCCAGATGCATTTCGAAACTTTCGAAACTAAATACGTTCTAGATTTAAAAGCAATTTCATTTTAGAttgtacaattcaaaatatatttattttaattttttaaagaataaatagctttttatttaattaaattaagtatgaagtaatttaattttattgataaaagggttatataatatacaaatgGTTAGGACAAAAGGAGGTTCATCTCAAAGAAATAGTACACCGGCATCAGTCCATAAAACAAGTTGTGAAGAAGTTCGAGCTTATGTGTAGCTAAAGTTAATCTGCAGTACGAATTCCTTAAAGAACCTATATATCGATTGCTTGATGTTAGTCAGCTTTGGAGATCATGTTGCAACCACAAAAAGGAATGTGAggtaagtaaaaaaaaaaaacttccatTGTTAAGTATTATATTAGGATCACAGAGATATGGGTGATGCACTACAAATCTTATACATTTTCATGTTTCCCACGTTAAATTAAGCTAACTATGAAAGGTATATGAAGAGAGTTTTGTCCACCAGAAATGGGAATGTACAGTCATGGCTTGCTTAGACATCTGGTGGGACCATATTTGCATATTAATGTGTAATCTCACTTAACGTGTCAAACTTGTAGTTGTTCTACAATATACGAATGTATGGTGGGTACTCATGAAGAGCTACAACCAACCCACATTTCTGACCAATTAGGGAATGTTTGCTTTTCCAAAACAGAGCACTTAAGAGATTATGCCATGTTTTTACAAGTAGTATACATTATTTAGATAAGTGACTATTacttatatatgtatgtgtaaattttattttttaaaaaaagtaggaAATAAGTGTGGATATATGAACATTTTCCAAACACGTTGTCGGGGTCATATAGACTCCTTATGAGGGTCAATGTTTGAGTTAACCATTAGAAACAATCTCTATATTCTCGAGATACATATGGCTGGGGATTGATAAACCTCTTGTTGCCTAGAGTTTTATGCAAAAACTTGATTTCCCCATTAATGTAATATAGTGGTCAACCAATTTATTAAACCTAAGGAGATTGCGCAACTTTGAGCTAATGCACATGTGTTAATCTAACTTTGATAGGAAAATGGAATAACAATTTAAACTATACTAAAATAGTACCAATATGCAAATAAGATAATGAGTGAAACTAATCTTAGGTGTATAGGCATAATTAGACTGTGAGAGTATAAAATCCATGATTTAATATactaaaatgaatttaaatgatTAGAGATGAAATATGAGCATTTATAATGCATGAATGAATGAACTAAAACATGTTTTGATATttgaaaagaagtaaaaaaatgaataaaaatgcaaaacacAAAAGTGTTTATGAAATTGTctatgaaaaaacataaaatgcaTAATgtacttaattaaatatctatGATGATTTTGCAAAATAGTGATTATGAACTAATCCTAACTATTAGAactaaccaaaatatatatctaaaaagatttaaaataataaaatctcaaaaatcacaagtgaaaacaaaaatttataaacttaatgCTACCATTATGGCtacaaaacacacacacacacacacacacacacacacacacaNNNNNNNNNNNNNNNNNNNNNNNNNNNNNNNNNNNNNNNNNNNNNNNNNNNNNNNNNNNNNNNNNNNNNNNNNNNNNNNNNNNNNNNNNNNNNNNNNNNNtagaaaactctagttttagttctttttaccaaagttttttaactttatttgttgtttcaagcacgtttcattatagcatttggattgtttacattgtttgacacatttttgcttcaatgttaattgagaaacgtgtttgaaatagcaaataaagttaaaaaaatttggtaaaaatgactaaaaccagagttttctaaagttaaagaactaaattgtaccttagtttgaaagagggactaaaaccaaaatcgttccaaagtatagggactaaaaacatattaacccatatatatatatatatatatatatatatatatatatatatatatataacattgaaATTGTATAACAATGACTTGAATGAGAATTTTAactaacaaattattatatcacATTGTTAATTGTAAAACGGTGAATTAAACAAAAGAGCAAGCAGAAATTTAAATCCTAAATTACATTAACTTAAGCTAACAAAAAAAGCAGAATCAATAGGATTAACTACCTAAGAGTTATTTAAGCTAACGAAAATAGCAGAATCAATAGGATTAACTACCTAAGAGTTATTccaattatttataaactaaagcTATGTACGAATATTGCAAACAtacaataaaaagtaaaagaacaatattaataatgagaaacataaattacaaaaattaaaattataaaatgaaacatGTACAATAGCAAGAATTAGCTCGAACAATCTACTAAAGCAAATTTCAATAAGTATGAACTGATTGattcttgttatttttaatcaagAGACACTTGAATTAAGGTAGATAGTTGTGTATCATCTAAAATTTAGCATGATTTCATACTGAATTTAGTATTAAATTGTAATAACAAATCTCAATCAGTCCAATAAAGTGAATTGGAATATGtttagatgaaaagaatgaaagaataaaatattgttcGGTGGATTGCACTACACATTCCAATAAAAACACAACTAGAATAATTGACTTACACACTACAATTTAACTATTTAAGAgctaatattaaaaatcaataactaacacaaaattgtaaaaattaggACAATAacactttaaaataaatgtactctaaaaactaagaattaaacactaaaattatCTCAACAAAAAATGCAAATGGTTTagaaaaatttcacaaaattgtGAATTATCAAGGACTTGCATCCATCACCATTTGTCGAAGTCTGTCTTGTGACAATATGACTTTAAGCATACCATTCCACGACCACCTATGCCATACGAAAGAGGCATTTATGATGCTATAAATAAAATGTGGATGCAGTTTGTCGACCACCTCTTCATAGGTGTAAGTATGGCTACAAATTCATTTGCATTTATTGTCATATACTATTAATGGTTTGAATTTGTCTCACACACATATATACTTCCAAGTAATGGTGATTCATCGACTATATTATCCTATTGTCAACCACGTATTCCATGGAAGGGATTGTTAGTTCTGTGACCATGAAAATCACAGCTTGTTAAGATGAACTCTAAATGACTATGATATAATATTAGTAAATGACTTCCCATGTTTTCTTCATGAACCCTAATAGCCTTAGTGAAATTAATATGTTAGTCATCATTCCTTTTTTGGATTTTGGGTTCGGAGTGGTGAGGacaaaattaatgtatttgaatGCAAAACATTGATGATTTTGGAATACGTTCTAAATTCTAAATACATGCACAATTATAAAGTTCGAAATTTATTCGAGATTATAAGATTTAAAATGTATTTggttctaaaatatattttggattatacACTTTGAAATGCATTGgttctaaaatatattgttcAATTCAAAATGtagtttcaaataaaaaatttatgatgtaTTTTAGAATCAAATACATTCTGAATTGCAGAATCTGAATTGTACGTTATTATGAAATGTATTCCATATTGTGCAATCTGGAATGTATTCCAAATCTAAAACTGCATTCTAGAGTGTGCAACCCGAATGAATTTAacgattaaataaattttggattGCACTATCCAAAATGTATTTCAGAACCAAATACATTTTAGATTAtgtaataaaaagtatattttgttttgcattttttcaAGAATAAGAGAGATTTTTActtgattaaattaattatgaagcaatttaattttactgataaaagggttttaatatgaaaatggTTAGGATAAAAAGAGTTTCATCTCGAGGAGATAGTAGACAAGCATCATTCCATAAAACATACTGTGAAAAGGTTCAAGCTAATGTTAGTGTGATTAATGTATTGCAATTGGAGTTTATGTTCAACACAAATTCCCTAAAGGACCTATATATTGATTGCTTGATGTTAGTCAATTTTGGAGATCTTGTTACAACCAAATAGAGGAAGGTGAGGTAAGTAACAAAACTTCCATAGTTAAGTATTATATTTAAGGATTAGGGAGATTGAAGTTAGTCTCCCATGGTTGCGAGTTAAATAAGTTAAGGTCACCTCATCGCAAATTAAGCCTATCAAGATTCTAGATTGTTTCTTTTGAACAACATCAATTATGAGGTCATGGATAAAGTATTGCTTTCAACCTTTATGGAGAAGTGGCACCGGGATATGAACATGTTCCACCTTCCACTAAGTGAGATGACCATCACGTTAGATGATGTGTTAATGTTATTACATATCCTTAttgtgaatttattttgtttgtatgaTATCCTAGATTTTGCTAGTGTCTCAAGCTTATTGAAGTTGTTCAGGGAAGATATGGGTGATGCACTACAAAGATTATACATTGTCATGTTTCCCATGTTAAATTGAGTTGGCTCTAGAAGGTACATGAAGAGAGTTTTGTCCACCAAAGATGGGAATGTATAGTGAGGGCTTACTTGTCGCATCTAGTGGGATGCACCATATTTGCATATTAAAGTGTGACCTTAATTAATGTGTCATACTTATAGTTATTCTACAATCTACGGATGTGTGGTGGATACTCATAAGGAACTACAACACTAACCCACATTTATGACCAATTAAGGGATGCCTACTTTTCCAAAACAAAGCAATTAGGCGATTATGCCATATTTTAACACGTATAAGTATACATTATTCAGATAAGTTATTGTTATGTAtgtataaattgtaattttttgtttaaattggaATAGGTGTGGATATATGCGCATTTTCCAAAGATGGGAAGAATAGATGTTAATCTCACATGTGATGAAGAGATACATATGGTCGGGGACTGATAAACCTCTTTTCACCTAGAACTTGATTTCCCACTAATGTGATATAGTGGTCAACCAAGGTATATCAAACACAAGGAGATTGCAAAACTTTGAGTGAATGCACATGTGTAAATCTAATTTTGATGGTGAAAATTGTTAGGTTTATAGAGGAAGAGGTGGCTTATTGGAGATATATAACACCAATGAGATTTGAGCCCAACCACATAAAGGATTGACGCTAccctctacccaaaaccttaaggcaatgggttaataTATAGGTCTTCATCTTTATGCAGTGCTCTACTTCTCATTTCTAcccaatgtgggacttagactcacacttggagttctaacaatctcccccttcaagggtgagtcccttccacatTGGTATGCTCTCCCTTCAGTGGAAGCATTTGAGTATCCCTTTTTGTATTGCCATTCATCTTAATGGGACACACTTACCTAAAACCCTTTGTTAGGAAGACTTTCGATACAGGGACCATTGTACTCATCTGAGCCTATCTTGGCTTTGATACCACTTGTTGGGTCTACAAAGAGGAAGAGGTTCACTATGGAGATACAACACAAATGAGAACTAAGCTTAACCACTTAATGGATTGACATCattctctacccaaaaccttaaggcaattgGTCCATAACGCTCTCTTTCATCGTCTGTTGAATCACTTAGTACAAGACTGTCTAAAGTTTCAGATTCCCATTCACTGTCAGATAAACTCCTTGGTCCATGCTGGAATAGAGTAGAAGACCCATTTGGTCCACCCACTTCTACTTGATCACTACCTTCAAATATATCATGTTTCACTTGATCTCCATGGATAGTATCCTCGACAAGATCATTTTCACTCAATACTTCTTCTTCATGCCCATTCCAACTTTTAACATCGTACTCATCATGTCCCTCAACCTTTGCCTCAGCCTCTACGTCCACACCATCATCCTCTCCCTCCACTAAAACAACACCATCATCATCTCCTTCCCCTAAAACAACACCATCATCCTCTCCTTCCCCCAAAACAACACCATCATCCTCTCCCTCCCCCTCTGACTCCACACCAACATCAATGTCACCCTTCCCCAATAAATTACCAACAACCTCTCCCTCCCCCTCTGCCTCCACACCAACATCAATGTCACCCTCCCCCAATAGATCACGAACAACCTTTCCCTCCCACTCTACCTCCATATCAACATCATTGTGACCCTCCCCCAAAACAGGACCATCACCATCTTCCTTTCAGCCTATCTCAATTTCGGGTTCACCAAACTCTATCTCAACTTAGGGTTCACCACCCTCTCTCTCAACTTCTGCTTCATCACTATGTCTCTCAACTTGGGGTTCACCATTATGTCTCTCAACTTTGTGTTCAATAAAATATTCCATCATATGAAAATACTGAGGCTCTAACACCATGTGTAAAACATAGAGGTGAGCTTGACCATTCAATATGATAATATTGACTAGATGACATGCACCTTTGTCATTAGATAATAGTTCCAACCTTCCTTCTAACACGGAACCAACACCCAATGAATACCACAACTCCTTAACATTCCTTTAACCCATCTCCTTCAGAATGGAAAAAATTAAAGTAGCTAAATCTGTCTGGGTCAATTTTTAAAGTACTTGTTTGACCATACTCGTATTTGAATGACccattattcataaatttaccCCCATGGTGAAAGACTACTTCGATATCTGAGTTAGCCATctcaattaatacaaaaattctTGTGAGACTACATTTACTTTACACAAGTAACATAAAACTATTGTTTTCactatgattataaaaatacacaaaatactATGTTAGTCTATGCTTAAATGTTATGATAATCTATTGTTACCTGAAATGCTATCTACAgtacaaagaaaatatactccCTAGTACTATGGGGGACAATAAACACACCATAAACAGACCATAAACAACTAAAACAACTTTATATGGGGACCATAAACacaacataaacaaataatttcacACAACATAATGGAGGACCACAACGAAAATAACACACcacaaagaaagaaacaacaaatataatgggggataataaagaaacaaaccaaataaaaatcaaactttttgGGGGGGACCGCAACGAAAGCAACCATACACAGAACAAAAGGTATCATATATGCACCTTCGAATGGAACAAACTTCACTTTTCGAAATACCCCACCAACACCAACACTGCCAAATGCGCTTCCAAATCCCCAAATGCAGTTCTGCGAACAAAACACTCAATTGCGTGTGATTATGTGTTCATAATGTAGATGAAGAAATGTGTACGATCATGAACTCAACAATGCTCTATCACAAATGTCCTAATTTCCTCTCCTTCAGAAAAcccctaattttattaatgtttaatttttcctAATTCTATTATGCCATTATTTACTTTCCACTTTAACCTCTAATTCACTCACACGTCACAACCTATATTCCCACAAAAGAACACGTTAGTATGGTCTGTCATATCATCAAACACTTAACTTTGTTTCTTTCTATTTAATGGAAAAGACTTGATTAAGACAAATTTTATCAAGTGTGGATacaattaaacctttttaaaaggTAGAACCAAACACTACAACGAAACTGGGAACtaaaaaagcaattaaaccatttaaaaaatacctaaatttaatattttaaacaaaacttattaaatttattcaaaaattttaatctaagttaatattaaaattaaaaaattatgtcaaataatatataaacaatttaaatattattctaaaatatatttaaaatattaaataaacttaataaaattaaaaaatcaaatttacacatttttcaagttaaaagattaaattgacttaaaatttcgagattttaattcttttacttaGATAAGAAACATAacccaaaaaattatatttaaagaactgaaaatcattatataaaaaatacattatttaataatattatttattaatcttttactttgcaattttgtaaattaataaataaaaaattatttatttatttatttaataaattaaacaattgaatgaaatatttttttttaaaaaaataactattacgtaaattattttaatattagtgCAATAAAAATGTTGAAGGCAtgagtttttatgattatagatcctttataaaatataatttattttatgaaataaaataaaaatgtaaacctaactaatattttgaaagaggataaacttaaataatttcatttagaTTTATATTGAGAGGTAGGTGGTATTCATCCGTAGAGGTTGAGCCAAACAAAAAACACTAGTCAATGAAGAGTTAGCAGCAATGTAAGGTCATCTAGAGTGGCCCCACAGATCACACGTGTCCAAATTCTgcgattattttaatttatcaacattcaaattttcaaGTGATGATAATAACCAAGACTCTTTCAGTCTCTTGCATAAAGTCCAACTAATTCAACAAACACCCCAAAATTTCAAAGAATTAGTTAAAAACCCCAGGAAAACGGAAAATGACAGAATCTCCACCAACCCTGCTATGCACTcgttcctctctctctctctctctctctctgttttcGTTGTAAAGAGAGTGTGGtagtttttcttctctctctcgtCATCTTCCCTTCCCTTTGCCTTCAGCCTTTCCTTTCCTTTCgacctctttcttttcttcgtCATCATTTTCGATTCCGATTCGGTACTCTTCTTCTCCCTTTCTTTGTTGTTCCTCTGCGATAACGAATTTTCTCATCCGATACTTTCCTCCGTTTTCTCCGCGTGCAAACGGAGGGCAACGCAATTCTGGTAACGTTTGGAAAATGCTGGGAACTGCACTGCAATTTGGCGGGGTTCGCGGCGAGGATCGCTTTTACATTCCGGTGAAGGCGAGGAAGAACCAGAATCAGCGCAAACAAGGCCAGAGAGCCAAGAATGGCGAACTTGAAAACGCCGATTTAACTTCGAAGATCAAACTTGATGTGTCTGAGAATAGAAATAGCAATAGCGATCTCAAACAATCATTAAATCCAACTCTTTCTCCGTCTGTAGAGTCTGTTAGTAATATCGATAGGTTCTTGGACTCCACGATGCCGTTAGTTCCGGCTCAGTATTTCTCCAAGGTTGATCTTAATTTCTCAAttcacttttcttatttttttgttttttttgagATGTTGAGACAGTGGTTGCGAATGTTTTATGCTTAGTTATTCTCGGAAttcttgttatgttttgatGTGGTTTATTTGAAACTCAAATTTGATTATGTTGTGGATGTAGACAACGATGAGAGGTTGGAAATTTTGCGATGTGGAGTATCAGTCTTACTTTTCCCTGAGTGATCTCTGGGAAACTTTTAAGGAGTGGAGTGCGTATGGAGCTGGAGTGCCTTTGGTCCTCGATCAAAGTGAATCTGTTGTTCAGTATTACGTTCCGTATTTGTCTGCTATTCAACTCTATGGTCAATCTGCTGAGAAGCCAAGTGCAAAGCCTAGGTATTACCATTTCACGTGCTAATAAGAATTGCTAACTTTAAGACAAGACTCGCCACGGGAAACACGATAGAGTTATGGATGGATGCTGCTCGTTTAATTATCTCTCTGAGacttgtttgtttatatttatgcGTGTGTGCGTCTGTGTTTGTGCAATCAATTGATACAAGGTGTTAAACTTTTATGTCACACAACCTCTTTTTTCCCGCTCAGATTTCGTATCTTCTGGTTCTGCGTTATTAGATCATGTAGCATCGGTGGACCAAAATCATTTTTACGCCTAAACACCGCATTATTGGTCCTGGTTGTTCTCTTTCTGAGCAACACATAGAATGAAAGTTGAAGCAGCACACTATCTagcttaaaacaattttaacgAGTGTTGAAAGTAAATATTACGTTAAGCAATAAGCATTGCATATAGAATAATTGGAAACCATTTCTTAGTTCTCATTATCAACCATATAAGAAGTAGGGAAACATGTGTATGCTTTTTAGGTTCCGGTTGAAAGGCAGCAGTATAAAATTGAGAAGTAAATGCGTTAGAAATACAAGTATAGTTTTTAGGCTTTGTAAACTGCTTCTCATTGGGAGTGAAACTGCAGGGGTTCTTAATGTAGAATTGAGAAATAAGATGtcgttttctttttgtattagTCAATTAGTTGGTTTTTACTCTGTTTTcaatcaaaatttgtttataactATTCCTTTTTATAGAAGTAGTTGTTTggtatttgtaaagaaaatgtTCAAATCTATTAGTTTATAGCCATTTGATTCTGTGAAGTGTGATCCTTGATGCAATGATGATAAGGTTTCTCCCTTGTTACTTGTTACGTGAAATTGTGGGCTCATATCATGGAAATAATTTCTCTCTTTGGTGGGTGTCTTGTGCATTTTTTGCCTTTTTAAGtaaactataataatttttttactttgttgttTCATAACACTTTACTAATTTTCCCTTCTCTTCCAATgatttttgaaacaaatttaatcaCCAATTCTGATCCTGCCTCTTTCCCCTCCTTGTAAAGAGTAATGAATAACATTGTATTCATTATTCTTGATTTGTCTTGAGGGTTTAATTTATAGATCATGTTATTGAAGgcataaaatgatataattatagGATTGTACTCACAGAGAAAAGCATAAATTCTACTTTAAACCACTTTTGAGGGGAA
This genomic stretch from Vigna radiata var. radiata cultivar VC1973A chromosome 7, Vradiata_ver6, whole genome shotgun sequence harbors:
- the LOC106768508 gene encoding uncharacterized protein LOC106768508 isoform X2, with product MLGTALQFGGVRGEDRFYIPVKARKNQNQRKQGQRAKNGELENADLTSKIKLDVSENRNSNSDLKQSLNPTLSPSVESVSNIDRFLDSTMPLVPAQYFSKTTMRGWKFCDVEYQSYFSLSDLWETFKEWSAYGAGVPLVLDQSESVVQYYVPYLSAIQLYGQSAEKPSAKPRYTGEDSDGDYYKDSCSDESSDNEYGKRTEFTTQSSQYLTGGVSLQMNRLSINNKRSSVQEGFSSDDSETGNPQDVLFEYLEQHPPYSREPLADKIQDLARYYPALKSLRSCDLLPDSWMSVAWK